The sequence TCAGGATCTTCGAATGGACCAGGCGGTCGATTTCCCGATAAAAATTGATGGCCCCACGAAATCCCGCATAGGGTCCGCTGTAATCGTAGCTGTGCAACTGCTTCATCGGTATGCCCGTTTTCTGGACGACATACTTTTCCTTGATTCCCGCACAGAAGACATCGGGCTTGTACTTCTCCAGGAGGATCTCGGTTTCATGATGGTTCAGATCGTCGATGGCAAGAGTTCCGTCCGGCATCTCCGGCATCATGCCCGCGTAATTTCCGAAGAGAAGGTCTTCCTCCCCCTCAAAACGCTTCAGGGCCGCTTTCTCCCGGCGCGGGCGGTAGCGCGCGTCGTCCGGCTGCACATTCAGCTCTTCGATATTCCGGGTGTCGGCATCCATCACGATATTGGGGATCACCTTGCGCCCCTCGTAGTCGTCCCGGTGGGCGAACTCGTACCCGGCGGACACGGTTTTCATCCCGATTTCCCGAAACAGCTCCTGATAGTGATGCGCCCGGGAACCGCCGACAAAGAGCATGGCCAGCTTGCCCTCGCAACGGGTCGTCACCTCCTGCCGCACCTTTTCCACCTCCACCATCTCTTCGGCAATGACCTCCTCCACGCGCTGTTTCAGGGCCTCGTCCTCAAAGTAAGCGGCGATCTTCCGGAGCGATTTGGCCGTGGCTTCGGCGCCGATGAAGTTGATCTTGAACCAGGGGATGCCGTACTTCTTCTCCATCATCTCCGCCATGTAGTTGATGGAGCGGTGGCACATGACGACGTTGAGGTCGACGGTATGGGCACTGGCGAATTCATCGTACTCCGAGTTGCCGCTGAAGGTGGCGTGGGCGGTAAGTCCGCACTTCTCCGTAATGCGCTCGATCTCGAAGGCGTCGCCGCCGATGTTGTACTCGCCCAGGATGCTGAAGCGGAAAGGCTTGTCCGTCGGCGGCGTATCGAGCTGACCGATCACGTCGGTAAAGATCTTGTTGTTGGCGATATGGTGACCGGCAGACTGGCTCACGCCCTTATAGCCCTCGCAGCTGAAGGCGAAGATATTGGTTCCGGGATTCTTTTCCTCCATGTCCCGGGCCACGGCATGAACATCATCCCCGATCAGCCCCACGGGGCAGGTTGAGAAGATGCCGATCGCCTTGGGATGAAAGGTGTCGATCGCCTCCTGGACGGCCTGGCGCAGTTTCTTCTCTCCACCGAAGATGATGTTGTCTTCCTGCATGTCCGTGGACATGGTGTAGGTCATGAAGTTCGCGCTCTCCGGCGTCCTGGGTCGGGTCTGATTCCGCCGGGTCAGCCAGCTGTAGAAGGCGCAGCCGATGGGGCCGTGGGTGATCTGCAGGATGTCCCGGGTGGGTCCCAGAACGACGCCTTTGCAGCCCGCATAGGCGCAGCCGCGCATGGTGAGAATGCCGGGGATGGTCCTTGAATTCGCCAGGATTTCGGGAACTTCCTCGTTGTCCCCCACCTTGTTGACAACAATCTGTTTGGCCCTCTTGCGGGCCACCTTGGCCGGATATTTCCGAAGGAGTTCCTCCCGGACCTCCTGAGGGTCGATGGTTAATGCACTGTTATTCACGATTTCGGCAGACATTGCCTTCCTCCTTGTCTTGTTTTTCCAGGGAATCTTTTAAATCTCATCGAGGGTGTCATCGCCGTTTTCCCCCGTGCGGATCCGGATCGATTCGTCCACCGGCATCACAAAAATCTTGCCGTCGCCGTGCTTGCCGGTCCGGCTGACGGCGATGATGGTTGACACGGTCCTGGCGACGAGTTTGTCCGGCACTATGATCGAGATCATCCGTTTGGGAATCAGCCGCTGGGTATTCCCCAGTTGAGAAATGGCCTCTTCGTAGCCCTGCTCGGCCCCTTTGAGGATGTCAAGATCAATGAGCCCCTTGCCCCGGCCCAGACACTCCCGGGCATGGAGCGAAGAGATCCCCGCTTCGGCCAAGGCCGTTTTCGTCTGGTTGATCCGGTTCATTCGAATGATGGCCATCACCTCTTTCATACCTTGACCTCCTCGATGCCGGCGACGGTTTCCCTGATCCCGGAACTGACCGTGTAAATTTCCTCCACCGGCGAGATGAAGATCTTGCCGTCGCCAAAGGCCCCTTTCTCCCCGGTGCGGGCGGAAGAGATAATCGTCTTTACAACCAGTTCCTTGTCCTCATCGGAAACGACCATCATCAGCATTTCCTTGGAAATCTCGTCATAGGTGATATCCCCGATGCGGATGCCCCTCTGTTTGCCCCGCCCGGAAACATTGATCCGGGTGACAGCGGGAAATCCTTCGTCCATCAGTCGTTCCAGGACTCCGTCAACCTTTTCCGGTCGAACGATTGCGCGTATCATCAGCATGTTTCTTCTCCTTTTCTTTTATTGCCCCACGCCATACTGGATGAGCAGGGCCTCCAGCTCATCGGTGAGCAGCGGCTTGGGGATGACAAATTTCTCGTTCCCGTCGATGGCCCGGGCCAACGCGCGGTATTCGTCGGCCTGGGGCGCCGCTGCATCGAACTCGATGACGGTCTTCCGATTGATCTCGGCCCGCTGGACCACATTGTCCCGGGGAACGAAATGAATCATCTGGGTGCCCAGACTTTCAGCCAGCTTTTCGATCAGTTCACTTTCGTTATCCACCTTCCGGCTGTTGCAGATCAGCCCGCCGAGGCGCACGCCGCCCGATTCGGCGAACTTGACGATCCCCTTGCAGATGTTGTTGGCCGCATACATGGCCATCATCTCTCCCGAAACGACGATGTAGATCTCCTTTGCCTTTCCATCCCGGATCGGCATGGCGAACCCGCCGCAGACCACGTCGCCCAGGACGTCGTAAAAGGCGTAGTCTAGGCCGATGGAGTCGGAATAAGCCCCAAGCTGTTCGAGGAGGTTGATGGAGGTGATGATCCCCCGGCCCGCACAGCCCACACCCGGCTCCGGACCGCCCGATTCGACGCAGCGCGTTCCCTTGAACCCGACCTTCATCACATCCTCCAGGTCAATATCCTCCCCTTCAGCGCGCAGCGTATCCAGAACCGTTTTCTGCGAGAGACCGCCCAGCATGAGGCGGGTGGAATCCGCCTTCGGGTCGCACCCGACAACCATGATCTTCTTGCCCATTTCGGCCAGAGCCGCGACGGTATTCTGAGTCGTAGTGGATTTCCCGATCCCGCCTTTCCCGTAAATCGCTATTTTTCTCATGTTCTTTCTCCTTTTCCCTACGGTAAACGATGACGTTTGCCTTATGTAGATCAACGAACATGCCACCCGGGAAAAAAGCTGGGCAGTTGCAGTTCATCATCGCATATTAGCTCGTATAAACAGGATGATAGCGTGACAGATGATTTACTTGGACGGCCAAAGACCACCTGTCGAAACCCGCTTTTCAGCTACCAACAGGTAGGATTCACGAGAAAGGCTACAGGGATGTAGGATTCGGGGAGAAAAGAAAAAAAACGCCGCCGAAACCGGGCGGTTTTGGCGGCAAAGGAATGCGTTTTCAGTAAAACGAAAGGATTGGGCGGATCTTTACGATGGACTGATGTAATAGCAGATGTACGCGACATCGGCCGCTGCCTCGATATCGAAGGACGACTTCGGCGGGACGATAAAGGTTTCGCCTTTTCCAAAGGACTGCCAATCGTCTCCGGGCAGCTTCACCCTTGCAGAGCCGGCAACGATGGTCATATGCTCTTCGGAATCCGTCCCAAAGGTATAACTCCCCGGTTCGATCACCCCCACGGTAGCCCTGCCCTCCGGTACATTTACGGCAAGGCTCTGCACCTTGCCTTCAAAATATGAATTGTGCTGCATTTCAACCTCCTGGTTATTTTCGTTTATCTGGTTTAGGCATAATTCATTCCTATTGCCCATATTCGCACTTCAGGATGGACTTCAAAACCAAGTTTCCGAAGGGCTTTAATAAGTTGTGAATCAGTAACTGAGGAAAAGTTACTCATTGGGAGACTGCCACGCGCTGAATGCCAATGAATTCGTTTGATACAGGTTCCTCAATCTCAACGAATCATTTCTTTTTTTATTTGGCAAACACAAAAATCAGCCACGAGTGTTACGAGTCGGCTGGATTGGCTTTTTGGCCTTTTCCTTCAACGCGTAGGTCTTGATCTTTCTATTGAACTCATAAAGATCACTGAGTTTTTTTAGGACCT comes from Syntrophus gentianae and encodes:
- the nifD gene encoding nitrogenase molybdenum-iron protein alpha chain, giving the protein MSAEIVNNSALTIDPQEVREELLRKYPAKVARKRAKQIVVNKVGDNEEVPEILANSRTIPGILTMRGCAYAGCKGVVLGPTRDILQITHGPIGCAFYSWLTRRNQTRPRTPESANFMTYTMSTDMQEDNIIFGGEKKLRQAVQEAIDTFHPKAIGIFSTCPVGLIGDDVHAVARDMEEKNPGTNIFAFSCEGYKGVSQSAGHHIANNKIFTDVIGQLDTPPTDKPFRFSILGEYNIGGDAFEIERITEKCGLTAHATFSGNSEYDEFASAHTVDLNVVMCHRSINYMAEMMEKKYGIPWFKINFIGAEATAKSLRKIAAYFEDEALKQRVEEVIAEEMVEVEKVRQEVTTRCEGKLAMLFVGGSRAHHYQELFREIGMKTVSAGYEFAHRDDYEGRKVIPNIVMDADTRNIEELNVQPDDARYRPRREKAALKRFEGEEDLLFGNYAGMMPEMPDGTLAIDDLNHHETEILLEKYKPDVFCAGIKEKYVVQKTGIPMKQLHSYDYSGPYAGFRGAINFYREIDRLVHSKILSLAKAPWQRNPELAGSYVKP
- a CDS encoding P-II family nitrogen regulator, whose product is MKEVMAIIRMNRINQTKTALAEAGISSLHARECLGRGKGLIDLDILKGAEQGYEEAISQLGNTQRLIPKRMISIIVPDKLVARTVSTIIAVSRTGKHGDGKIFVMPVDESIRIRTGENGDDTLDEI
- a CDS encoding P-II family nitrogen regulator → MLMIRAIVRPEKVDGVLERLMDEGFPAVTRINVSGRGKQRGIRIGDITYDEISKEMLMMVVSDEDKELVVKTIISSARTGEKGAFGDGKIFISPVEEIYTVSSGIRETVAGIEEVKV
- the nifH gene encoding nitrogenase iron protein, which codes for MRKIAIYGKGGIGKSTTTQNTVAALAEMGKKIMVVGCDPKADSTRLMLGGLSQKTVLDTLRAEGEDIDLEDVMKVGFKGTRCVESGGPEPGVGCAGRGIITSINLLEQLGAYSDSIGLDYAFYDVLGDVVCGGFAMPIRDGKAKEIYIVVSGEMMAMYAANNICKGIVKFAESGGVRLGGLICNSRKVDNESELIEKLAESLGTQMIHFVPRDNVVQRAEINRKTVIEFDAAAPQADEYRALARAIDGNEKFVIPKPLLTDELEALLIQYGVGQ
- a CDS encoding pyrimidine/purine nucleoside phosphorylase; translated protein: MQHNSYFEGKVQSLAVNVPEGRATVGVIEPGSYTFGTDSEEHMTIVAGSARVKLPGDDWQSFGKGETFIVPPKSSFDIEAAADVAYICYYISPS